A DNA window from Siniperca chuatsi isolate FFG_IHB_CAS linkage group LG6, ASM2008510v1, whole genome shotgun sequence contains the following coding sequences:
- the lpar3 gene encoding lysophosphatidic acid receptor 3 encodes MAQQNHSCHYDESMVFFYNNSGADDKWDTTQLILVQVVGSLFCCFILVSNAMVIAAVITNKRFHYPFYYLLANLAASDFLAGIAYVYLMFNTGEVSRTLTVKAYFFRQGLLDISLSASLSNLLVIALERYISVMNWKVHSNLTKRRVTLLIVLVWAISIFMGAVPSLGWNCICNLSDCSQLAPLFSRSYLIFWSASNLVVFLVMVSIYMRIYAYVKKKTSILTPHTSGSINRKRTPIKLIKTVMVVLGAFVICWTPGLVVLLLDGLNCTSCKVMKLKRWLLLLAVLNSVMNPCIYSYKDEEMWTTFKNLLRCIGNGTRRQRSTKANARPLSSAQDTGNSQPPSEETKNDDQGILKT; translated from the exons ATGGCCCAACAGAACCACAGTTGTCATTATGATGAGTCCATGGTCTTCTTCTACAACAACAGCGGCGCTGACGATAAATGGGACACCACCCAGCTCATCCTGGTGCAGGTGGTGGGCTCTCTCTTCTGCTGTTTTATCCTGGTCTCTAACGCCATGGTCATAGCTGCCGTCATCACCAATAAGAGGTTTCACTACCCTTTCTACTATCTTCTTGCCAACCTCGCCGCCTCTGACTTCCTGGCAGGCATAGCGTACGTGTACCTCATGTTTAACACAGGTGAGGTGTCACGGACACTCACCGTCAAAGCATACTTCTTCCGTCAAGGTCTTCTGGACATCAGTCTCTCAGCCTCGCTGTCTAACCTGCTGGTAATAGCTCTGGAGCGCTACATCTCCGTCATGAACTGGAAAGTCCACAGCAACCTGACGAAGAGGAGGGTGACCCTGCTGATTGTGCTGGTGTGGGCCATCTCCATCTTCATGGGGGCTGTGCCGAGCCTGGGCTGGAACTGCATCTGCAACCTGAGCGACTGCTCCCAGCTCGCTCCCCTGTTCAGTCGGAGCTACCTGATCTTCTGGTCTGCGTCTAACCTGGTTGTGTTCCTGGTGATGGTGTCCATCTACATGAGGATCTACGCCTACGTCAAGAAGAAGACATCTATCCTCACGCCACACACCAGCGGCTCCATCAACCGCAAGAGGACACCCATCAAGCTCATCAAGACGGTCATGGTTGTGCTTG GTGCCTTTGTGATCTGCTGGACTCCTGGCCTGGTGGTTCTGCTGCTGGACGGCCTCAACTGTACGAGTTGTAAGGTCATGAAATTAAAACGCTGGCTATTGCTCCTGGCTGTGCTTAACTCCGTCATGAACCCCTGCATCTACTCCTACAAGGACGAGGAAATGTGGACAACCTTCAAGAACCTCCTGCGCTGCATCGGCAACGGCACGCGGCGGCAGCGGTCGACAAAGGCCAACGCCAGGCCG
- the mcoln2 gene encoding mucolipin-2 isoform X5, whose product MELLVRYLDRSNSTSSVMTEDIIKEENLRDDLRYYFMSPCEKYRARRHIPWKLGVQILKIVMITTQLILFGLNNQLVVSYKEENTMALKNLFLKDYSGVDEDDYSVAVYTQHGVYDSLFYVLDQYSQLGRLSVGPISYAEDEDDKLLPLIICKEYYKRGSVEPSDEAYDIDAQLETVCMSHEPKTANQWKIQNSTFFDLDFYRLVDLKITFQLKGINLQTVRSLELPDCYSFYVTITFDNQCHSGKVKIFLDIDTQSCACRDWKISGTAQKNTHYLLVFDGFVILICLTSAVLCTRSIILAVRLLQRFSRFLHENYNHKVCEDDQGEFLNGWYVLVIVSDLLAIIGSILKMEIQAKSLTSYDVCSIFLGTSTLMVWVGVIRYLGYFQKYNVLILTMKAAFPKVLRFCCCAGMIYLGYTFCGWIVLGPYHEKFEGLSRVAECLFSLLNGDDMFTTFAQLKDKNTLVWLFSRAYLYSFISLFIYMVLSLFIALITDAYETIKNYQKEGFPLTDLQKFLREQKDVAEESSQTDVHIRQPVFCCCQR is encoded by the exons TTATCAAAGAGGAGAACTTGAGAGATGACCTGAGGTATTACTTCATGAGCCCTTGTGAGAAGTACCGGGCCCGACGACACATACCCTGGAAACTTGGGGTGCAGATTCTGAAAATCGTCATGATCACCACACAA CTCATCCTGTTCGGCCTCAACAACCAGCTGGTGGTGTCCTACAAGGAGGAGAACACGATGGCCCTCAAAAACCTTTTCCTGAAGGACTACAGTGGGGTGGATGAGGACGACTACAGTGTTGCTGTCTACACGCAGCATGGTGTCTATGACAGTCTGTTTTATGTCCTGGATCAG TACAGCCAGTTGGGCCGGCTCTCTGTGGGTCCCATCAGTTATGCTGAGGATGAAGACGACAAGCTGCTGCCTCTCATCATCTGTAAAGAGTACTACAAGAGAGGCAGCGTGGAGCCGTCAGACGAGGCTTATGATATAGACGCTCAGCTggagacag TTTGTATGTCACATGAACCAAAGACTGCAAACCAGTGGAAAATCCAGAATTCAACCTTTTTTGATCTAGACTTTTACAG GCTGGTTGACCTCAAAATAACCTTCCAGCTGAAAGGAATCAACCTTCAGACAGTGCGTTCACTGGAGCTACCTGACTGCTACTCGTTCTACGTTACG ATAACATTTGACAACCAGTGTCACAGTGGAAAGGTGAAAATATTCCTGGACATCGACACTCAGAGCTGTGCATGCAGAGACTGGAAGATATCTGGGACGG CTCAGAAGAACACACACTATCTTCTGGTGTTTGACGGCTTCGTCATTCTCATTTGCCTCACGTCAGCTGTGCTGTGCACCCGCTCCATCATACTGGCTGTTCGGTTGCTCCAG AGATTCTCCAGATTCTTGCATGAGAACTACAATCATAAAGTGTGTGAGGATGACCAGGGGGAGTTTCTGAATGGCTGGTATGTGCTGGTCATTGTCAGCGACCTCTTGGCCATAATTGGATCCATACTGAAGATGGAAATACAAGCAAAG AGTCTGACCAGTTATGATGTGTGCAGCATCTTCCTGGGAACGTCTACATTAATGGTGTGGGTTGGTGTAATCAGGTACCTGGGATATTTCCAGAAATACAAT GTGTTAATTTTAACCATGAAAGCAGCCTTCCCCAAAGTCCTGCGTTTCTGCTGCTGTGCCGGCATGATCTACCTTGGCTACACCTTCTGTGGGTGGATCGTACTGGGCCCATACCATGAGAAG TTTGAGGGCCTGAGTCGTGTAGCAGAGTGTCTGTTCTCCCTGTTGAACGGCGACGACATGTTCACCACCTTTGCCCAGCTGAAGGACAAAAACACTTTGGTGTGGCTCTTCAGCCGGGCCTACCTCTACTCCTTCATCTCGCTGTTCATCTATATGGTGCTCTCGCTCTTCATCGCCCTCATCACCGATGCCTACGAGACCATCAAG AACTATCAAAAAGAAGGATTCCCATTGACGGACCTGCAGAAGTTCCTCAGAGAACAGAAAGATGTTGCAGAGGAGAGCAGTCAGACAGATGTTCACATCAGACAACCTGTGTTCTGCTGCTGCCAACG ATAA
- the mcoln2 gene encoding mucolipin-2 isoform X4, with the protein MELLVRYLDRSNSTSSVMTEDIIKEENLRDDLRYYFMSPCEKYRARRHIPWKLGVQILKIVMITTQLILFGLNNQLVVSYKEENTMALKNLFLKDYSGVDEDDYSVAVYTQHGVYDSLFYVLDQYSQLGRLSVGPISYAEDEDDKLLPLIICKEYYKRGSVEPSDEAYDIDAQLETVCMSHEPKTANQWKIQNSTFFDLDFYRLVDLKITFQLKGINLQTVRSLELPDCYSFYVTITFDNQCHSGKVKIFLDIDTQSCACRDWKISGTAQKNTHYLLVFDGFVILICLTSAVLCTRSIILAVRLLQRFSRFLHENYNHKVCEDDQGEFLNGWYVLVIVSDLLAIIGSILKMEIQAKSLTSYDVCSIFLGTSTLMVWVGVIRYLGYFQKYNVLILTMKAAFPKVLRFCCCAGMIYLGYTFCGWIVLGPYHEKFEGLSRVAECLFSLLNGDDMFTTFAQLKDKNTLVWLFSRAYLYSFISLFIYMVLSLFIALITDAYETIKNYQKEGFPLTDLQKFLREQKDVAEESSQTDVHIRQPVFCCCQRVPENDDVILIS; encoded by the exons TTATCAAAGAGGAGAACTTGAGAGATGACCTGAGGTATTACTTCATGAGCCCTTGTGAGAAGTACCGGGCCCGACGACACATACCCTGGAAACTTGGGGTGCAGATTCTGAAAATCGTCATGATCACCACACAA CTCATCCTGTTCGGCCTCAACAACCAGCTGGTGGTGTCCTACAAGGAGGAGAACACGATGGCCCTCAAAAACCTTTTCCTGAAGGACTACAGTGGGGTGGATGAGGACGACTACAGTGTTGCTGTCTACACGCAGCATGGTGTCTATGACAGTCTGTTTTATGTCCTGGATCAG TACAGCCAGTTGGGCCGGCTCTCTGTGGGTCCCATCAGTTATGCTGAGGATGAAGACGACAAGCTGCTGCCTCTCATCATCTGTAAAGAGTACTACAAGAGAGGCAGCGTGGAGCCGTCAGACGAGGCTTATGATATAGACGCTCAGCTggagacag TTTGTATGTCACATGAACCAAAGACTGCAAACCAGTGGAAAATCCAGAATTCAACCTTTTTTGATCTAGACTTTTACAG GCTGGTTGACCTCAAAATAACCTTCCAGCTGAAAGGAATCAACCTTCAGACAGTGCGTTCACTGGAGCTACCTGACTGCTACTCGTTCTACGTTACG ATAACATTTGACAACCAGTGTCACAGTGGAAAGGTGAAAATATTCCTGGACATCGACACTCAGAGCTGTGCATGCAGAGACTGGAAGATATCTGGGACGG CTCAGAAGAACACACACTATCTTCTGGTGTTTGACGGCTTCGTCATTCTCATTTGCCTCACGTCAGCTGTGCTGTGCACCCGCTCCATCATACTGGCTGTTCGGTTGCTCCAG AGATTCTCCAGATTCTTGCATGAGAACTACAATCATAAAGTGTGTGAGGATGACCAGGGGGAGTTTCTGAATGGCTGGTATGTGCTGGTCATTGTCAGCGACCTCTTGGCCATAATTGGATCCATACTGAAGATGGAAATACAAGCAAAG AGTCTGACCAGTTATGATGTGTGCAGCATCTTCCTGGGAACGTCTACATTAATGGTGTGGGTTGGTGTAATCAGGTACCTGGGATATTTCCAGAAATACAAT GTGTTAATTTTAACCATGAAAGCAGCCTTCCCCAAAGTCCTGCGTTTCTGCTGCTGTGCCGGCATGATCTACCTTGGCTACACCTTCTGTGGGTGGATCGTACTGGGCCCATACCATGAGAAG TTTGAGGGCCTGAGTCGTGTAGCAGAGTGTCTGTTCTCCCTGTTGAACGGCGACGACATGTTCACCACCTTTGCCCAGCTGAAGGACAAAAACACTTTGGTGTGGCTCTTCAGCCGGGCCTACCTCTACTCCTTCATCTCGCTGTTCATCTATATGGTGCTCTCGCTCTTCATCGCCCTCATCACCGATGCCTACGAGACCATCAAG AACTATCAAAAAGAAGGATTCCCATTGACGGACCTGCAGAAGTTCCTCAGAGAACAGAAAGATGTTGCAGAGGAGAGCAGTCAGACAGATGTTCACATCAGACAACCTGTGTTCTGCTGCTGCCAACG AGTTCCTGAAAATGATGATGTCATATTGATCAGCTGA
- the mcoln2 gene encoding mucolipin-2 isoform X3: protein MSIISVCSVMTEDIIKEENLRDDLRYYFMSPCEKYRARRHIPWKLGVQILKIVMITTQLILFGLNNQLVVSYKEENTMALKNLFLKDYSGVDEDDYSVAVYTQHGVYDSLFYVLDQYSQLGRLSVGPISYAEDEDDKLLPLIICKEYYKRGSVEPSDEAYDIDAQLETVCMSHEPKTANQWKIQNSTFFDLDFYRLVDLKITFQLKGINLQTVRSLELPDCYSFYVTITFDNQCHSGKVKIFLDIDTQSCACRDWKISGTAQKNTHYLLVFDGFVILICLTSAVLCTRSIILAVRLLQRFSRFLHENYNHKVCEDDQGEFLNGWYVLVIVSDLLAIIGSILKMEIQAKSLTSYDVCSIFLGTSTLMVWVGVIRYLGYFQKYNVLILTMKAAFPKVLRFCCCAGMIYLGYTFCGWIVLGPYHEKFEGLSRVAECLFSLLNGDDMFTTFAQLKDKNTLVWLFSRAYLYSFISLFIYMVLSLFIALITDAYETIKNYQKEGFPLTDLQKFLREQKDVAEESSQTDVHIRQPVFCCCQRRQQTGAEFPPRCGLAHSYVV, encoded by the exons TTATCAAAGAGGAGAACTTGAGAGATGACCTGAGGTATTACTTCATGAGCCCTTGTGAGAAGTACCGGGCCCGACGACACATACCCTGGAAACTTGGGGTGCAGATTCTGAAAATCGTCATGATCACCACACAA CTCATCCTGTTCGGCCTCAACAACCAGCTGGTGGTGTCCTACAAGGAGGAGAACACGATGGCCCTCAAAAACCTTTTCCTGAAGGACTACAGTGGGGTGGATGAGGACGACTACAGTGTTGCTGTCTACACGCAGCATGGTGTCTATGACAGTCTGTTTTATGTCCTGGATCAG TACAGCCAGTTGGGCCGGCTCTCTGTGGGTCCCATCAGTTATGCTGAGGATGAAGACGACAAGCTGCTGCCTCTCATCATCTGTAAAGAGTACTACAAGAGAGGCAGCGTGGAGCCGTCAGACGAGGCTTATGATATAGACGCTCAGCTggagacag TTTGTATGTCACATGAACCAAAGACTGCAAACCAGTGGAAAATCCAGAATTCAACCTTTTTTGATCTAGACTTTTACAG GCTGGTTGACCTCAAAATAACCTTCCAGCTGAAAGGAATCAACCTTCAGACAGTGCGTTCACTGGAGCTACCTGACTGCTACTCGTTCTACGTTACG ATAACATTTGACAACCAGTGTCACAGTGGAAAGGTGAAAATATTCCTGGACATCGACACTCAGAGCTGTGCATGCAGAGACTGGAAGATATCTGGGACGG CTCAGAAGAACACACACTATCTTCTGGTGTTTGACGGCTTCGTCATTCTCATTTGCCTCACGTCAGCTGTGCTGTGCACCCGCTCCATCATACTGGCTGTTCGGTTGCTCCAG AGATTCTCCAGATTCTTGCATGAGAACTACAATCATAAAGTGTGTGAGGATGACCAGGGGGAGTTTCTGAATGGCTGGTATGTGCTGGTCATTGTCAGCGACCTCTTGGCCATAATTGGATCCATACTGAAGATGGAAATACAAGCAAAG AGTCTGACCAGTTATGATGTGTGCAGCATCTTCCTGGGAACGTCTACATTAATGGTGTGGGTTGGTGTAATCAGGTACCTGGGATATTTCCAGAAATACAAT GTGTTAATTTTAACCATGAAAGCAGCCTTCCCCAAAGTCCTGCGTTTCTGCTGCTGTGCCGGCATGATCTACCTTGGCTACACCTTCTGTGGGTGGATCGTACTGGGCCCATACCATGAGAAG TTTGAGGGCCTGAGTCGTGTAGCAGAGTGTCTGTTCTCCCTGTTGAACGGCGACGACATGTTCACCACCTTTGCCCAGCTGAAGGACAAAAACACTTTGGTGTGGCTCTTCAGCCGGGCCTACCTCTACTCCTTCATCTCGCTGTTCATCTATATGGTGCTCTCGCTCTTCATCGCCCTCATCACCGATGCCTACGAGACCATCAAG AACTATCAAAAAGAAGGATTCCCATTGACGGACCTGCAGAAGTTCCTCAGAGAACAGAAAGATGTTGCAGAGGAGAGCAGTCAGACAGATGTTCACATCAGACAACCTGTGTTCTGCTGCTGCCAACG CAGGCAGCAGACTGGAGCGGAGTTTCCTCCACGCTGTGGTTTGGCTCACTCTTACGTGGTGTGA
- the mcoln2 gene encoding mucolipin-2 isoform X2 → MELLVRYLDRSNSTSSVMTEDIIKEENLRDDLRYYFMSPCEKYRARRHIPWKLGVQILKIVMITTQLILFGLNNQLVVSYKEENTMALKNLFLKDYSGVDEDDYSVAVYTQHGVYDSLFYVLDQYSQLGRLSVGPISYAEDEDDKLLPLIICKEYYKRGSVEPSDEAYDIDAQLETVCMSHEPKTANQWKIQNSTFFDLDFYRLVDLKITFQLKGINLQTVRSLELPDCYSFYVTITFDNQCHSGKVKIFLDIDTQSCACRDWKISGTAQKNTHYLLVFDGFVILICLTSAVLCTRSIILAVRLLQRFSRFLHENYNHKVCEDDQGEFLNGWYVLVIVSDLLAIIGSILKMEIQAKSLTSYDVCSIFLGTSTLMVWVGVIRYLGYFQKYNVLILTMKAAFPKVLRFCCCAGMIYLGYTFCGWIVLGPYHEKFEGLSRVAECLFSLLNGDDMFTTFAQLKDKNTLVWLFSRAYLYSFISLFIYMVLSLFIALITDAYETIKNYQKEGFPLTDLQKFLREQKDVAEESSQTDVHIRQPVFCCCQRQQTGAEFPPRCGLAHSYVV, encoded by the exons TTATCAAAGAGGAGAACTTGAGAGATGACCTGAGGTATTACTTCATGAGCCCTTGTGAGAAGTACCGGGCCCGACGACACATACCCTGGAAACTTGGGGTGCAGATTCTGAAAATCGTCATGATCACCACACAA CTCATCCTGTTCGGCCTCAACAACCAGCTGGTGGTGTCCTACAAGGAGGAGAACACGATGGCCCTCAAAAACCTTTTCCTGAAGGACTACAGTGGGGTGGATGAGGACGACTACAGTGTTGCTGTCTACACGCAGCATGGTGTCTATGACAGTCTGTTTTATGTCCTGGATCAG TACAGCCAGTTGGGCCGGCTCTCTGTGGGTCCCATCAGTTATGCTGAGGATGAAGACGACAAGCTGCTGCCTCTCATCATCTGTAAAGAGTACTACAAGAGAGGCAGCGTGGAGCCGTCAGACGAGGCTTATGATATAGACGCTCAGCTggagacag TTTGTATGTCACATGAACCAAAGACTGCAAACCAGTGGAAAATCCAGAATTCAACCTTTTTTGATCTAGACTTTTACAG GCTGGTTGACCTCAAAATAACCTTCCAGCTGAAAGGAATCAACCTTCAGACAGTGCGTTCACTGGAGCTACCTGACTGCTACTCGTTCTACGTTACG ATAACATTTGACAACCAGTGTCACAGTGGAAAGGTGAAAATATTCCTGGACATCGACACTCAGAGCTGTGCATGCAGAGACTGGAAGATATCTGGGACGG CTCAGAAGAACACACACTATCTTCTGGTGTTTGACGGCTTCGTCATTCTCATTTGCCTCACGTCAGCTGTGCTGTGCACCCGCTCCATCATACTGGCTGTTCGGTTGCTCCAG AGATTCTCCAGATTCTTGCATGAGAACTACAATCATAAAGTGTGTGAGGATGACCAGGGGGAGTTTCTGAATGGCTGGTATGTGCTGGTCATTGTCAGCGACCTCTTGGCCATAATTGGATCCATACTGAAGATGGAAATACAAGCAAAG AGTCTGACCAGTTATGATGTGTGCAGCATCTTCCTGGGAACGTCTACATTAATGGTGTGGGTTGGTGTAATCAGGTACCTGGGATATTTCCAGAAATACAAT GTGTTAATTTTAACCATGAAAGCAGCCTTCCCCAAAGTCCTGCGTTTCTGCTGCTGTGCCGGCATGATCTACCTTGGCTACACCTTCTGTGGGTGGATCGTACTGGGCCCATACCATGAGAAG TTTGAGGGCCTGAGTCGTGTAGCAGAGTGTCTGTTCTCCCTGTTGAACGGCGACGACATGTTCACCACCTTTGCCCAGCTGAAGGACAAAAACACTTTGGTGTGGCTCTTCAGCCGGGCCTACCTCTACTCCTTCATCTCGCTGTTCATCTATATGGTGCTCTCGCTCTTCATCGCCCTCATCACCGATGCCTACGAGACCATCAAG AACTATCAAAAAGAAGGATTCCCATTGACGGACCTGCAGAAGTTCCTCAGAGAACAGAAAGATGTTGCAGAGGAGAGCAGTCAGACAGATGTTCACATCAGACAACCTGTGTTCTGCTGCTGCCAACG GCAGCAGACTGGAGCGGAGTTTCCTCCACGCTGTGGTTTGGCTCACTCTTACGTGGTGTGA
- the mcoln2 gene encoding mucolipin-2 isoform X1 encodes MELLVRYLDRSNSTSSVMTEDIIKEENLRDDLRYYFMSPCEKYRARRHIPWKLGVQILKIVMITTQLILFGLNNQLVVSYKEENTMALKNLFLKDYSGVDEDDYSVAVYTQHGVYDSLFYVLDQYSQLGRLSVGPISYAEDEDDKLLPLIICKEYYKRGSVEPSDEAYDIDAQLETVCMSHEPKTANQWKIQNSTFFDLDFYRLVDLKITFQLKGINLQTVRSLELPDCYSFYVTITFDNQCHSGKVKIFLDIDTQSCACRDWKISGTAQKNTHYLLVFDGFVILICLTSAVLCTRSIILAVRLLQRFSRFLHENYNHKVCEDDQGEFLNGWYVLVIVSDLLAIIGSILKMEIQAKSLTSYDVCSIFLGTSTLMVWVGVIRYLGYFQKYNVLILTMKAAFPKVLRFCCCAGMIYLGYTFCGWIVLGPYHEKFEGLSRVAECLFSLLNGDDMFTTFAQLKDKNTLVWLFSRAYLYSFISLFIYMVLSLFIALITDAYETIKNYQKEGFPLTDLQKFLREQKDVAEESSQTDVHIRQPVFCCCQRRQQTGAEFPPRCGLAHSYVV; translated from the exons TTATCAAAGAGGAGAACTTGAGAGATGACCTGAGGTATTACTTCATGAGCCCTTGTGAGAAGTACCGGGCCCGACGACACATACCCTGGAAACTTGGGGTGCAGATTCTGAAAATCGTCATGATCACCACACAA CTCATCCTGTTCGGCCTCAACAACCAGCTGGTGGTGTCCTACAAGGAGGAGAACACGATGGCCCTCAAAAACCTTTTCCTGAAGGACTACAGTGGGGTGGATGAGGACGACTACAGTGTTGCTGTCTACACGCAGCATGGTGTCTATGACAGTCTGTTTTATGTCCTGGATCAG TACAGCCAGTTGGGCCGGCTCTCTGTGGGTCCCATCAGTTATGCTGAGGATGAAGACGACAAGCTGCTGCCTCTCATCATCTGTAAAGAGTACTACAAGAGAGGCAGCGTGGAGCCGTCAGACGAGGCTTATGATATAGACGCTCAGCTggagacag TTTGTATGTCACATGAACCAAAGACTGCAAACCAGTGGAAAATCCAGAATTCAACCTTTTTTGATCTAGACTTTTACAG GCTGGTTGACCTCAAAATAACCTTCCAGCTGAAAGGAATCAACCTTCAGACAGTGCGTTCACTGGAGCTACCTGACTGCTACTCGTTCTACGTTACG ATAACATTTGACAACCAGTGTCACAGTGGAAAGGTGAAAATATTCCTGGACATCGACACTCAGAGCTGTGCATGCAGAGACTGGAAGATATCTGGGACGG CTCAGAAGAACACACACTATCTTCTGGTGTTTGACGGCTTCGTCATTCTCATTTGCCTCACGTCAGCTGTGCTGTGCACCCGCTCCATCATACTGGCTGTTCGGTTGCTCCAG AGATTCTCCAGATTCTTGCATGAGAACTACAATCATAAAGTGTGTGAGGATGACCAGGGGGAGTTTCTGAATGGCTGGTATGTGCTGGTCATTGTCAGCGACCTCTTGGCCATAATTGGATCCATACTGAAGATGGAAATACAAGCAAAG AGTCTGACCAGTTATGATGTGTGCAGCATCTTCCTGGGAACGTCTACATTAATGGTGTGGGTTGGTGTAATCAGGTACCTGGGATATTTCCAGAAATACAAT GTGTTAATTTTAACCATGAAAGCAGCCTTCCCCAAAGTCCTGCGTTTCTGCTGCTGTGCCGGCATGATCTACCTTGGCTACACCTTCTGTGGGTGGATCGTACTGGGCCCATACCATGAGAAG TTTGAGGGCCTGAGTCGTGTAGCAGAGTGTCTGTTCTCCCTGTTGAACGGCGACGACATGTTCACCACCTTTGCCCAGCTGAAGGACAAAAACACTTTGGTGTGGCTCTTCAGCCGGGCCTACCTCTACTCCTTCATCTCGCTGTTCATCTATATGGTGCTCTCGCTCTTCATCGCCCTCATCACCGATGCCTACGAGACCATCAAG AACTATCAAAAAGAAGGATTCCCATTGACGGACCTGCAGAAGTTCCTCAGAGAACAGAAAGATGTTGCAGAGGAGAGCAGTCAGACAGATGTTCACATCAGACAACCTGTGTTCTGCTGCTGCCAACG CAGGCAGCAGACTGGAGCGGAGTTTCCTCCACGCTGTGGTTTGGCTCACTCTTACGTGGTGTGA
- the mcoln2 gene encoding mucolipin-2 isoform X6, translated as MRTTTVLLSTRSMVSMTVCFMSWISQLGRLSVGPISYAEDEDDKLLPLIICKEYYKRGSVEPSDEAYDIDAQLETVCMSHEPKTANQWKIQNSTFFDLDFYRLVDLKITFQLKGINLQTVRSLELPDCYSFYVTITFDNQCHSGKVKIFLDIDTQSCACRDWKISGTAQKNTHYLLVFDGFVILICLTSAVLCTRSIILAVRLLQRFSRFLHENYNHKVCEDDQGEFLNGWYVLVIVSDLLAIIGSILKMEIQAKSLTSYDVCSIFLGTSTLMVWVGVIRYLGYFQKYNVLILTMKAAFPKVLRFCCCAGMIYLGYTFCGWIVLGPYHEKFEGLSRVAECLFSLLNGDDMFTTFAQLKDKNTLVWLFSRAYLYSFISLFIYMVLSLFIALITDAYETIKNYQKEGFPLTDLQKFLREQKDVAEESSQTDVHIRQPVFCCCQRRQQTGAEFPPRCGLAHSYVV; from the exons ATGAGGACGACTACAGTGTTGCTGTCTACACGCAGCATGGTGTCTATGACAGTCTGTTTTATGTCCTGGATCAG CCAGTTGGGCCGGCTCTCTGTGGGTCCCATCAGTTATGCTGAGGATGAAGACGACAAGCTGCTGCCTCTCATCATCTGTAAAGAGTACTACAAGAGAGGCAGCGTGGAGCCGTCAGACGAGGCTTATGATATAGACGCTCAGCTggagacag TTTGTATGTCACATGAACCAAAGACTGCAAACCAGTGGAAAATCCAGAATTCAACCTTTTTTGATCTAGACTTTTACAG GCTGGTTGACCTCAAAATAACCTTCCAGCTGAAAGGAATCAACCTTCAGACAGTGCGTTCACTGGAGCTACCTGACTGCTACTCGTTCTACGTTACG ATAACATTTGACAACCAGTGTCACAGTGGAAAGGTGAAAATATTCCTGGACATCGACACTCAGAGCTGTGCATGCAGAGACTGGAAGATATCTGGGACGG CTCAGAAGAACACACACTATCTTCTGGTGTTTGACGGCTTCGTCATTCTCATTTGCCTCACGTCAGCTGTGCTGTGCACCCGCTCCATCATACTGGCTGTTCGGTTGCTCCAG AGATTCTCCAGATTCTTGCATGAGAACTACAATCATAAAGTGTGTGAGGATGACCAGGGGGAGTTTCTGAATGGCTGGTATGTGCTGGTCATTGTCAGCGACCTCTTGGCCATAATTGGATCCATACTGAAGATGGAAATACAAGCAAAG AGTCTGACCAGTTATGATGTGTGCAGCATCTTCCTGGGAACGTCTACATTAATGGTGTGGGTTGGTGTAATCAGGTACCTGGGATATTTCCAGAAATACAAT GTGTTAATTTTAACCATGAAAGCAGCCTTCCCCAAAGTCCTGCGTTTCTGCTGCTGTGCCGGCATGATCTACCTTGGCTACACCTTCTGTGGGTGGATCGTACTGGGCCCATACCATGAGAAG TTTGAGGGCCTGAGTCGTGTAGCAGAGTGTCTGTTCTCCCTGTTGAACGGCGACGACATGTTCACCACCTTTGCCCAGCTGAAGGACAAAAACACTTTGGTGTGGCTCTTCAGCCGGGCCTACCTCTACTCCTTCATCTCGCTGTTCATCTATATGGTGCTCTCGCTCTTCATCGCCCTCATCACCGATGCCTACGAGACCATCAAG AACTATCAAAAAGAAGGATTCCCATTGACGGACCTGCAGAAGTTCCTCAGAGAACAGAAAGATGTTGCAGAGGAGAGCAGTCAGACAGATGTTCACATCAGACAACCTGTGTTCTGCTGCTGCCAACG CAGGCAGCAGACTGGAGCGGAGTTTCCTCCACGCTGTGGTTTGGCTCACTCTTACGTGGTGTGA